The Fibrobacter sp. UWB2 genome window below encodes:
- a CDS encoding IMP cyclohydrolase, whose translation MNYTEEAKQNFNDLSKNPYPGRGIVLGTSADGKSYVQVYWIMGRSVNSRNRVFEIEADTGFMKTKAFDESKLTDPHLIIYYPARHTKDVQIITNGDQTDTIYNAIKLGGTFESALRTRQYEDDAPNFTPRISGIHYKNAEPAIYKLSILKSRNNSEDAGCERMTFEFEKALNGLGHFISTYETDGKPIPSFNGFPKLMPIFATAEETLKAYWDALNADNKVSLMVKWIDRETFEAKTIIVNKNV comes from the coding sequence ATGAACTACACAGAAGAAGCAAAACAGAATTTCAACGACCTCTCCAAGAACCCGTATCCGGGCCGTGGCATTGTGCTTGGCACAAGCGCCGATGGCAAGTCCTACGTGCAGGTTTACTGGATCATGGGCCGTAGCGTGAACAGCCGCAACCGCGTGTTTGAAATCGAAGCCGACACTGGTTTTATGAAGACCAAGGCTTTTGATGAATCCAAGCTCACGGACCCGCACCTCATCATTTACTATCCGGCTCGCCACACGAAGGACGTCCAGATTATCACGAACGGTGACCAGACGGACACGATTTACAACGCTATCAAGCTCGGTGGCACGTTCGAAAGCGCTCTCCGCACTCGCCAGTACGAAGACGATGCTCCGAACTTCACGCCGCGTATTTCCGGTATTCATTACAAGAATGCTGAACCGGCTATCTACAAGCTCTCCATCCTCAAGAGCCGCAACAATAGCGAAGACGCTGGCTGCGAACGCATGACGTTTGAATTCGAAAAGGCTTTGAACGGTCTTGGCCACTTCATCAGCACGTACGAAACGGATGGCAAGCCGATTCCGTCTTTCAACGGTTTCCCGAAGCTCATGCCGATTTTCGCCACTGCTGAAGAAACGCTCAAGGCTTACTGGGACGCTCTCAACGCTGACAACAAGGTTTCCTTG
- the gatB gene encoding Asp-tRNA(Asn)/Glu-tRNA(Gln) amidotransferase subunit GatB, producing MSNYCPVIGLEIHCQLATKTKMFCGCEIEVNTSPNKHVCPVCLGMPGAMPVPNKKAVEYAIRLGLALNCEIDLNAMWTRKNYFYPDLPKGYQITQTGGLPVYDHPICKNGWLEIVKADGTKKRVGITRIHMEEDAGKLIHDMSPSQSHFDANRCGTPLCEIVTEPDIRSPEEAVLVLKKIKQTLEYTRVSNANMENGNMRCDGNISLRASEDAPFGIRAEIKNLNSFTNLEKALYCEMNLQASTLDAGKEVEQCTKRYDPNADKTIVIRSKEDAHDYKYFPEPDMVRLVTDPAFVEEIRRTLPELPDARRERFMNAFGVSEYDAQVLTEDRDVSEWYDAAAKNCKNGKVLANWVITELLAKLKDVEGGLSALKIKPEQLCTLVNLIADNTINGKIAKTVFAEMFETGKDPEAIVKEKGLVQVTDTAAIEAVVREVCAANAAQFAEFKAGKVALKGFLVGMTMRKSGGKANPGLVNQILDKLAKEG from the coding sequence ATGTCTAATTACTGTCCTGTTATTGGTCTCGAAATCCATTGCCAGCTCGCCACTAAGACAAAGATGTTCTGTGGCTGCGAAATTGAAGTGAACACAAGCCCGAACAAGCACGTTTGCCCTGTTTGCCTCGGTATGCCGGGTGCAATGCCGGTGCCGAACAAGAAGGCTGTGGAATACGCTATTCGCTTGGGTCTCGCTCTCAACTGCGAAATTGATTTGAACGCCATGTGGACTCGTAAGAACTACTTCTACCCGGACCTTCCGAAGGGTTACCAGATCACGCAGACGGGTGGACTTCCGGTGTATGACCATCCGATTTGCAAGAACGGCTGGCTCGAAATTGTGAAGGCTGACGGCACTAAAAAGCGCGTGGGCATTACCCGTATTCACATGGAAGAAGACGCCGGTAAGCTCATCCATGACATGAGCCCGTCCCAAAGCCATTTTGACGCTAACCGCTGCGGCACTCCGCTTTGCGAAATCGTGACCGAACCGGACATCCGTAGCCCGGAAGAAGCCGTGCTTGTCTTAAAGAAAATCAAGCAGACGCTCGAATACACGCGCGTTTCTAACGCCAACATGGAAAACGGCAACATGCGCTGCGATGGTAACATTTCCCTCCGCGCAAGCGAAGACGCTCCGTTCGGTATCCGCGCCGAAATCAAGAACTTGAACAGCTTCACGAACCTCGAAAAGGCTCTCTACTGCGAAATGAACCTCCAGGCATCGACGCTCGATGCAGGCAAGGAAGTCGAACAGTGCACCAAGCGTTATGATCCCAACGCGGACAAGACGATTGTGATCCGCTCTAAGGAAGACGCTCACGACTACAAGTACTTCCCGGAACCGGATATGGTCCGCCTCGTAACCGACCCTGCATTTGTCGAAGAAATCCGCCGCACCCTTCCGGAACTGCCGGATGCACGCCGCGAACGCTTCATGAACGCTTTCGGCGTTTCTGAATACGACGCCCAGGTGCTGACCGAAGACCGCGATGTGAGCGAATGGTACGATGCCGCCGCCAAGAACTGCAAGAACGGCAAGGTGCTCGCCAACTGGGTCATCACGGAACTCTTAGCCAAGCTCAAGGACGTGGAAGGCGGTCTCTCCGCTCTCAAGATTAAGCCGGAACAGCTTTGCACACTCGTGAACCTCATTGCAGACAACACCATCAATGGTAAGATTGCAAAGACCGTGTTTGCCGAAATGTTCGAAACGGGCAAGGATCCTGAAGCAATCGTTAAGGAAAAGGGCCTCGTGCAGGTGACAGACACCGCCGCTATCGAAGCTGTGGTTCGCGAAGTTTGCGCCGCTAACGCCGCTCAGTTCGCTGAATTCAAGGCTGGTAAGGTTGCTCTCAAGGGCTTCCTCGTGGGTATGACGATGCGCAAGTCCGGTGGCAAAGCTAACCCGGGTCTCGTGAACCAGATTCTCGACAAGCTCGCTAAGGAAGGGTAA